Within Longimicrobium sp., the genomic segment GCGCTCCGGGCCGGGCTGCGCGCGCCGTAGGGCACGATACAACTGTGCCCAACGGCGCCGGGCCACGATCGCGCCAAACCCCACGGCGCGCCCGTGTCCCGGCCCTGTCGGGCGCGCATCCCTCACGCGGTCCCTGGCGGACCAGAACCCCCGTAGGGGCGAGGCATGCCTCGCCCGCCGCGTCCTGCCTCGAAGCCCACCGCCCGCGATGATCGCCGCGAGGGAGTCCGCGAAGGCGGACTTTGTGCAGTTGTAGCCCCCAATTTCAATCGGGGGATGGGTGGTTCCAATCGGGAACCGCCGATTTCAACCGGGAAACACGGTTTTAACCGGGGACGAGGTCCCAACCGGGGCGCGGTGATTTCCATCGGGAAACGGCGGTTTCGATCAGGAGGCGCGGTGGCGAAGAAGCGCAGCGGCGCGGGGCGGCACTTCGTGGGGATCTCCGGGTGGACGTACAAGCCGTGGCGGGGCGTCTTCTACCCCGAGGGGCTGGCGCACCGCCGCGAGCTGGAGTACGCCAGCCGGCGGATGGGCTCCATCGAGATCAACGGCTCGTTCTACTCCCTCCAGCGCCCCTCCAGCTACCGCAGGTGGTATGAGGAGACCCCGCCCGGCTTCGTCTTCGCCGTCAAGGGGAGCCGCTTCATCACCCATATGAAGAAGCTCCGCGACGTGGAGGTGCCGCTCGCCAACTTCCTGGCCTCGGGCGTCCTGCGGCTGGCCGACAAGCTGGGCCCCATCCTCTGGCAGTTCCCCGAGCGCATGCCCGCCGATCTGGACCGCTTCGCCCGCTTCCTGGAGCTGCTCCCCGGGACGACCGACGAGGCCGCCGAGCTGGCGAAAGGACACGACGAGCGGATGGAGGGGCGGAGCTGGACCGAGGCCGAGGCGTCGCTCCCCCTGCGCCACGCCTTCGAGGTGCGCAACCCCGGCTTCCTGGGCCCCGACTTCGTGGCCCTCCTGCGCGAGCACGGCGCCGCGCTGGTGTTCGCCGACACCGCCGGGCGCTGGCCGTACGCCGAAGACGTGACGGCCGACTTCGTCTACGTGCGCCTGCACGGGGCCGAGCAGCTCTACGCCAGCGGCTACACCGACGAGCAGCTCGACTGGTGGGCCGCGCGCATCCGCGAGTGGAAGCGCGGCTGCCAGCCCCACGACGCCGCCTGCGTCGCCGCCGAAGGCCCCGCCGCCGCCGCCGCCCGCGACGTCTACGTCTACTTCGACAACGACGCCAAGGTGCACGCCCCCTTCGACGCGATGCGGCTCATCGAACGGCTGGGCGCGTGAGTGCGTGAGTGCGAAAGTGCGAAAGTGCGAAAGTGCGAAAGGCCGCGCGAGGCTCGCAATCACGCACCGAAGCCGGCGACCGCGCCGAACGAGCCCGCCTAGGCGGGCTTTTTCGCCGTTGTTGCCGCGGATTCATCCGCCACGCGCCCCCGGCCTATCCGCCGATTCCAGCGCGCTCAGGGGGATGCGGTAGATGTCGCCCAGCCCGTTCCCCGGGGAGAGCAGGCGCCGCTGGATCTCGGCGTACGGCAGCGGCGCGGGCGGCACGGCGTCGAAGCGGCTCCGCGTGCTGCTGAAGTAGAGCCAGCGCCCGTCCGGCGACACGCTCGGGTTGAAGTCGCCCGCGGGGGTGTTGACGCCGCCCCCCAGCAGGCGCGCCTTCTGCCAGACGCCGCCCCGCCGCTCGGCCACGTACAGGTCCAGCCCGCCCACCCCGTCCATCCGCCCCTGCCCGCTGAAGATCAGGTAGCTCTCGTCGGGCGCGATCCAGGGCTCCAGCTCGCCGCGGGCGGTGTTGATGGAGTCGCCCAGGTTCTCGGGCTCGGCGTAGCCCGCGCCCACGCGTCGCGCCACGTACAGGTCGTTGCCGCCCTTGCCGCCCTCGCGCACGGTGCCGAAGTACAGGTTCCCGTTCGCCGCCACCGCGGGCGACCACTCGGTGCGCGGCCCGTTCACCGGCGCACCGGCGCTCCGCGGCTCGCTCCACCCCGAGGCCGTCTTCTCCACGTACCACGCGTCGTACTCCGCCGCCGCCGTGTCGCCCGTCGCCGGGCGGTTGGAGATGAAGAAGAGCCGCCGCCCGTCGGGCGAGAGGTGCGGGTCGGCGTCGCTCCAGCGGCCGGAGAAAGGCGCCACGCGCGGCTCGCTCCAGCGGCCGCCCTCCAGCCGCGACTCCAGGATGGTGAACCAGGTGAAGCTCCCGTTGGCGCGGCAGAAGTACACCGTCTTCCCGTCCGGCTCCCACGCCATGAAGAAGTCCCACGCCGGCGTGGAGAAGACTCCCTCGCCGTACAGCTCCGGCCCCGCGGCGGCCCCCGGCGCCTGCGCGCGGAGCCCCGGGGCGGGCGGGAGCGCGGCGGCCAGCGCCGCGAGCGTCAGGAGGCGGATCAGCGTGCGCATCGGCGGCTCCGGGGGCGGAGGGGAGGAGAGAGGAAAGTGAACAGTGTCGCCGCTGGCCTATTTCACGCGGTCGCTTGACTTTGCATGGCCCCGCGCTTAAAGTCCACAAGTGTCCAATTGGCGATCCGCTTCGTCCGGGGCGGTGTGGCGCGAGGGCGGGGGAAATCCTTAAGCCCCTCCGTCCCGGGCGGAGCGGATCGCTTCTTTCGGCGGCGCGCGGAGGGGTCTCCGCGCGCCGCTCTTTAGTGGGGCGCACGCAGGCCCAGGTTGGGATTCACCGCTCCAGACCGACAGTCCGAATGTCTCACGCAGAGCAGTAGAGTCAGCGGCGAACAACGATCCGGATCTCTTCAATGCGGTGGCGCGTGGAAATCATCCGCCCGCCGCCGCTCCACTTTCGCACTTTCGCACTTTCGC encodes:
- a CDS encoding DUF72 domain-containing protein — its product is MAKKRSGAGRHFVGISGWTYKPWRGVFYPEGLAHRRELEYASRRMGSIEINGSFYSLQRPSSYRRWYEETPPGFVFAVKGSRFITHMKKLRDVEVPLANFLASGVLRLADKLGPILWQFPERMPADLDRFARFLELLPGTTDEAAELAKGHDERMEGRSWTEAEASLPLRHAFEVRNPGFLGPDFVALLREHGAALVFADTAGRWPYAEDVTADFVYVRLHGAEQLYASGYTDEQLDWWAARIREWKRGCQPHDAACVAAEGPAAAAARDVYVYFDNDAKVHAPFDAMRLIERLGA